In the Sphingobacterium sp. PCS056 genome, ATTGAGGCTGCAGATTCTTGCTGGAAAATCGGAACAGGAGATAAGAGCTTCGTGGGCAGCTGATTTAGCTGCATATAAAGTGATGCGCAAGAAGTATTTATTATACCCAGATTTTGAATAAAACAAACTAACTAAATTTCAATATAAAAATTCATTTATTATAAAACGCTACGATACAATGAGAAAATTTATACTATTTTCTGTTGCTGTGGGTCTGAGTGTGCCTTCTAAGTCTTTCAGTAATGTGAGCAAAGAAGGAGTGCTGAATAGCCCTAATGTAACACAGTCACTTTTAGCTTCATCCAAAGCTGTGCTTCAAAATGCAGTTCAGGGGGTGGTGACAGGGCCAGATGGGCCAATGGCGGAAGTAAGTGTAGTTGTTGTCGGAGGGACAGCCTCTACAAAAACAGATACTCAAGGACGTTTCAAGATTACGGCTCCTATCGGGAGTAAGTTGAGATTTACGTCCATTGGTTATGCTACAAAAGAGGCAACGGTAAGTTCTAACACTGTGAACGTTACTTTAGAATCAAGTAATGAATCTTTGGAAGAAGTGGTAGTTGTTGGTTACGGTACACAGAAAAAAGGCAATGTAACAGGTGCTGTATCGACTATCAATGTAAAAGAAAATTTACAGAGTAGACCTATTGCAGATGTTGGTCGTGCTATCCAAGGTACAACACCCGGATTGAGTGTTACAATACCAAGTGGAGAAGTAGGTTCTGATCCAAAAATTAGAATTCGGGGCGCAATTTCTTCTATCCAAGGAACATCTAATCCTCTTATTTTATTAGACAATGTTGAAATACCAAGTATTCAATATGTCAATCCTGAGGATGTTGAATCTATTACAGTTTTAAAGGATGCTGCGGCCTCTTCGATATATGGTGCTAAAGCAGCTTTTGGCGTTATTTTGATCACAAGTAAGACGGGAAGTTCAACTGAAAAAATCAATGTTAATTACTCTAATAACTTCTCCTTTCAGAATCCTTTTAAAAGATATGAAATGGGTCGTCTTAATGCATTGAAATATACGGTAGACGCTATGGATAGGGTTGGAGAAACGGAAACTGGAGCTTTTTATAAAATAAATAGAGAGAGTTACGAAAAAGCTGTTGATTGGGATAAAAAATATGGTTCTACGATAGGATCAGATGACCCTACGGTCTATGGGAGAGATTGGTATGTGAATCCTACAGCGCCAACTAAAAAATTTGGTATTCGTACTTATGATCCCTATGATTATATGATTAAGGAATGGGCGCCTACTCAGACCCATAATCTATCGTTAAATGGTAGCATTAACAAAACAAAATATACGGCTTCATTTGGATCCTTGAACCAAAGTGGTATGTTGAAACCTGGTGATGCAGATAAGTTTACAAGATATAATGCTGCTTTACGACTAAGTACAGAACTTAATAAGTTCATTACTGTTCGTGGTGGAGCCATGTTTGCTCAGCGAAATAAGACATATCCATATGCGACAAACTCAACTACAGCAGATCCATGGTTATACATGTATAGATGGAGTTCATTGTATCCAATGGGAAATGACGAAAATGGAAATCCAATCAGAAGTCCTTGGAGTGAAAACAATGCGGCAAATGATGCATCGATGTTACGTAACTACATTAATTTAAATGCGGGTGCGACAGTTAATATTAAGAAAAACTGGAGAGTAGATATTGATTACAATTTTACGAATGAAGATTTTTCTTGGAGAAAAAATGGTACGAGATATACCGCTGCAAACTCTTGGGTTGCTGCAAAGCAAAGACTAGATGCGAATGGCAAACCTGTTTTTGTTAATAGTGATGGTCAGGTAGTTTCTTCAACTGATGCGGGAGCAATACGGGCTTATGATTTGTCCAATGACATGTATACCGCAAATGGTTCTGCACAGGATCATATTTACATGCGATCTGAAAATGAACAAAAACATACTTTTAATGCATATACGACCTATGATTTAAATTTAAATGATGATCATGTATTTAAATTTATGCTAGGTATGAATCGAGTGGCTTCTGCTGGTCAGTATCATTGGACGCAAAGAGCTGATTTAATTGATATTACAAATCCTCAATTTGATCTTGCTGTTGGAACAATAACGGGTAGTGGAGGTGAGTATTGGGAATCTCAGTTAGGATACTTTGGTCGGGTTAACTATGCTTATAAAAATAAATATTTGTTAGAGGCAAATCTTCGATATGATGGATCATCTAAATTTCCTACAGATTTGAAATGGAGATGGTTCCCATCATTCTCAGCGGGCTGGGTAGCATCAGAAGAGAGTTTTATGGAATGGGCGAAGCCAACGTTGAACCAATTAAAATTTAGAGGTTCATGGGGTATCATCGGTAATCAAACTGTGCCTTCTGATTTGTATATTTCCAACATGTCTGCAGGTCAAACAAGCTGGGTAATCGATGGAACATTAACAAATTCTGTTGGATCTCCAAAATTGAATGTTCCGAATGTAAGCTGGGAAGATTTGGAAACTTTGGATATCGGTATGGATGCCAGATTTTTCAAAAGTAAGTTGGGGCTTACCGTTGATTGGTATCAGAAGAAAACAAACAATATGTTTGCTCCTTTAGAAGGTACTACTTGGACTTTAGGTGCGCCAGCTCCTATAGGTAATTATGGTACTTTGACTACTCGAGGTCTTGAAGTTGCAGTAGATTTTAATCATAGATTTGAAAATGGTCTTGGAATAAATTTGAGAGCTAATATTGATGATGCTAAGTCGGTCTTCAATGGTTATACGGAGTCAAGAACGACTGGTGTAAATTATAATGGACGTGTATATGGAGATATCTGGGGCTTTGAAACAGATCGATTATATCAATATGATGATTTTGTTTTAGATGGAAATGGAAAAGCGCAGTTAGTGGATCTGAATGCAGATATGTCAAAATACTATCTGAGTGGAGGTAAGAAGGCTTATCTTTTGAAAGACGGGCCAAATGGAGAGAAACCAGTATACCAACCTCGATATCAAAATTCATCTAACTTTTACTATGGACCAGGCGATGTTAAATTTAAGGATTTAAATGGCGATGGAGAAATCGATAATGGCGATGGTACAATCGATAATCCTGGAGATATGAAAATTATTGGAAACTCTACGCCTAGATACCAATATGGATTTAGAATAGGTGCTGATTTTAAGGGCTTTGATGTTTCAGCATTCTTTCAAGGAGTTGGTCAACGTAAGGTATGGGGTA is a window encoding:
- a CDS encoding SusC/RagA family TonB-linked outer membrane protein — encoded protein: MRKFILFSVAVGLSVPSKSFSNVSKEGVLNSPNVTQSLLASSKAVLQNAVQGVVTGPDGPMAEVSVVVVGGTASTKTDTQGRFKITAPIGSKLRFTSIGYATKEATVSSNTVNVTLESSNESLEEVVVVGYGTQKKGNVTGAVSTINVKENLQSRPIADVGRAIQGTTPGLSVTIPSGEVGSDPKIRIRGAISSIQGTSNPLILLDNVEIPSIQYVNPEDVESITVLKDAAASSIYGAKAAFGVILITSKTGSSTEKINVNYSNNFSFQNPFKRYEMGRLNALKYTVDAMDRVGETETGAFYKINRESYEKAVDWDKKYGSTIGSDDPTVYGRDWYVNPTAPTKKFGIRTYDPYDYMIKEWAPTQTHNLSLNGSINKTKYTASFGSLNQSGMLKPGDADKFTRYNAALRLSTELNKFITVRGGAMFAQRNKTYPYATNSTTADPWLYMYRWSSLYPMGNDENGNPIRSPWSENNAANDASMLRNYINLNAGATVNIKKNWRVDIDYNFTNEDFSWRKNGTRYTAANSWVAAKQRLDANGKPVFVNSDGQVVSSTDAGAIRAYDLSNDMYTANGSAQDHIYMRSENEQKHTFNAYTTYDLNLNDDHVFKFMLGMNRVASAGQYHWTQRADLIDITNPQFDLAVGTITGSGGEYWESQLGYFGRVNYAYKNKYLLEANLRYDGSSKFPTDLKWRWFPSFSAGWVASEESFMEWAKPTLNQLKFRGSWGIIGNQTVPSDLYISNMSAGQTSWVIDGTLTNSVGSPKLNVPNVSWEDLETLDIGMDARFFKSKLGLTVDWYQKKTNNMFAPLEGTTWTLGAPAPIGNYGTLTTRGLEVAVDFNHRFENGLGINLRANIDDAKSVFNGYTESRTTGVNYNGRVYGDIWGFETDRLYQYDDFVLDGNGKAQLVDLNADMSKYYLSGGKKAYLLKDGPNGEKPVYQPRYQNSSNFYYGPGDVKFKDLNGDGEIDNGDGTIDNPGDMKIIGNSTPRYQYGFRIGADFKGFDVSAFFQGVGQRKVWGTGFLAIPGFNVSDGAMPASFVNDYWTPENQDAFYPAAFNNAGGTNVNNMQIQSRYLLDMSYLRIKNLTMGYTIPKHILDRAKINNLRVYVSLENFFTWDKLNGLPVDPEEVEGESIFNATNYNGGRTGVGTPTFKSASFGVQLNF